The proteins below come from a single Dasypus novemcinctus isolate mDasNov1 chromosome 22, mDasNov1.1.hap2, whole genome shotgun sequence genomic window:
- the LOC101422561 gene encoding olfactory receptor 14C36-like — MSNSTVVTEFLLTRFSDVWELRVLHATLFLLMYLATLVGNFLIVTVTTVNQSLHTPMYFFLRNLSVLDMCYISVTVPKACVIFLLDNSTISIAGCAAQIFLVFLFACAELLLLTIMALDHYVAICQPLHYSVIMNPWFCVQMTLSTLLSSVVFAGFQTGNTFRLSFCQSNVIHQFFCDAPSLLKLSCSETLSNEILILISAVLIGGGSFTFIIMSYIRIFSTVLKFPNTEERGRAFSTCVPHILVVAVFVSSGTAVYVKPTSSSPTIQGMINAVFYSTVPPFLNPIIYSLRNKQIKEVIRIMSRKLYWGK, encoded by the coding sequence ATGTCAAATTCTACCGTGGTGACTGAATTTTTGCTCACAAGATTTTCTGATGTGTGGGAGCTCAGAGTCTTACATGCCACGCTGTTCCTACTCATGTACTTGGCTACCCTGGTGGGGAACTTTCTCATTGTCACTGTAACCACTGTTAACCAGAGTCTTCAtacccccatgtatttcttcttgaGGAATCTGTCTGTCTTGGACATGTGCTACATTTCTGTTACTGTTCCCAAGGCATGCGTCATCTTCCTGCTTGACAACAGCACAATCTCCATAGCTGGATGTGCAGCTCAGATctttcttgtgtttttgtttgcttgtgcaGAACTGTTGTTGCTCACCATCATGGCCCTTGAccactatgtggccatctgccagcccctccactACTCTGTGATCATGAACCCTTGGTTCTGTGTCCAGATGACACTGTCCACCTTACTCAGTAGTGTGGTCTTTGCAGGATTCCAAACTGGAAACACATTCCGACTGTCCTTCTGTCAGTCCAACGTGATTCACCAGTTTTTTTGTGATGCACCATCTCTGCTGAAGCTCTCTTGCTCTGAGACCTTaagcaatgaaattttaattcttaTCTCTGCAGTGCTGATCGGTGGTGGCAGCTTCACCTTCATAATAATGTCTTATATTCGcatattttctactgtgctcaaatttccaaacacagaagaacgAGGAAGGGCCTTTTCCACCTGTGTCCCTCACATCCTCGTGGTGGCTGTCTTTGTCAGCTCAGGTACTGCTGTGTATGTGAAGCCAACCTCCAGCTCACCCACAATTCAGGGCATGATCAATGCTGTGTTCTATTCTACAGTCCCTCCTTTCTTGAACCCTattatctatagtcttagaaacaagcagataaaggAGGTTATAAGAATTATGAGCCGAAAGCTTTATTGGGGAAAATGA